One Campylobacter concisus DNA window includes the following coding sequences:
- a CDS encoding plasminogen-binding N-terminal domain-containing protein, which produces MKRIIVILSLFFGFAFGADFSLNEYRTPLISVESDGTATIVDSPEILIGSSGVVLHKFDTDSSIIARVSVVSKNAGFAKVRFEVFDLLEQKALPLPGIAPASGDIVVLNYLYNRSLIVVPNKEIYEEVLGAFPNMIFIHPDLVGAYLSYEYKPNPSRDDFRKMCAQSAAGLIFVAMDGRSVFADCQSFKVLKEFKTGEVEYYQLPFYTRVSDIDTVFWKLNSEHINNYDAHYEKLFEEDN; this is translated from the coding sequence TTGAAACGTATAATCGTGATTTTATCGCTGTTTTTTGGCTTTGCTTTTGGGGCTGATTTTTCTTTAAATGAGTATAGAACTCCTCTTATTAGCGTCGAGAGTGACGGCACAGCAACGATAGTTGATAGTCCTGAAATTTTGATCGGATCAAGCGGCGTCGTGCTTCATAAATTTGACACTGATAGCTCTATCATCGCAAGAGTGAGCGTTGTCTCTAAAAATGCCGGCTTTGCGAAGGTTAGATTTGAGGTGTTTGATCTGCTCGAACAAAAGGCTCTTCCGCTCCCTGGCATCGCACCTGCAAGTGGCGATATAGTCGTGCTAAACTACCTTTATAACCGCTCGCTAATCGTCGTGCCAAATAAAGAAATTTATGAAGAGGTTTTGGGCGCATTTCCTAATATGATATTTATCCACCCAGACCTTGTCGGAGCATACTTAAGCTACGAATACAAGCCAAATCCAAGCAGAGATGACTTTAGAAAGATGTGCGCTCAAAGTGCAGCTGGTCTTATCTTTGTCGCGATGGATGGCAGAAGCGTTTTTGCTGATTGCCAAAGCTTTAAGGTGCTAAAAGAGTTTAAAACTGGCGAGGTTGAGTACTATCAACTGCCATTTTACACAAGAGTTAGCGACATAGACACTGTATTTTGGAAGCTAAATAGCGAGCACATCAACAACTACGACGCTCACTACGAAAAACTTTTTGAAGAAGACAACTGA
- a CDS encoding YihY family inner membrane protein → MSRLSLSKSDLKSGLNLLAALKDKELFHYAASLSFHTILSIIPILLISFSIFTKLPSFEDYYAKIQDFVFSALLPSNQEIISNYLQNFLQNSGNLGIVGFVAMIFTSAMFFSDYEYVVLKVTRASKARGFWSALSSYWTLITLAPLGLAGSFYLSSLVQEMLNSTKFTSWINFLSIVPYLIIWVIFCVTYLISVNDEIKFKSAFFSSFAASLVWYLGKSAFVYYVLYNKTYLSVYGSFSAVLFFFVWIYISWIIFLYGLKFCAYLSNSSKFKG, encoded by the coding sequence ATGAGCCGTTTGTCCTTAAGCAAGAGCGATTTAAAGAGTGGTTTAAATTTGCTAGCTGCTCTTAAGGACAAAGAGCTCTTTCACTACGCAGCAAGCCTTAGCTTTCACACGATCTTATCGATCATACCGATACTTCTTATATCGTTTTCTATCTTTACAAAACTGCCTAGCTTTGAGGATTATTACGCCAAAATTCAAGACTTTGTCTTCTCAGCTCTTTTGCCAAGCAACCAAGAGATCATCTCAAACTACTTGCAAAATTTCCTCCAAAATAGCGGAAATTTAGGCATAGTTGGCTTTGTGGCGATGATATTTACTTCAGCTATGTTTTTTAGCGATTATGAATACGTAGTCTTAAAAGTGACAAGAGCTAGCAAGGCTAGGGGCTTTTGGTCGGCACTTAGCTCATACTGGACGCTCATCACGCTTGCACCGCTCGGACTTGCTGGCAGCTTTTACCTATCAAGCCTTGTGCAAGAGATGCTAAACTCGACTAAATTTACAAGCTGGATAAATTTCTTAAGCATCGTGCCATATCTCATCATCTGGGTGATATTTTGCGTCACATATCTCATCTCAGTAAATGACGAGATAAAATTTAAAAGCGCGTTTTTTAGCTCATTTGCCGCCTCGCTCGTTTGGTATCTTGGCAAGTCAGCCTTTGTCTATTATGTCCTTTACAACAAGACCTATCTAAGCGTCTATGGCTCGTTTTCAGCCGTGCTTTTCTTCTTTGTGTGGATATACATCTCGTGGATCATCTTTTTATATGGGCTTAAATTTTGCGCCTATCTCTCAAATAGCTCTAAATTTAAAGGATAA
- a CDS encoding metallophosphoesterase, which yields MSEQIYIIGDVHGCFNTLLELIKQFPNKEKSQICFVGDVIDRGLFSCDVVELIMQNDYKMVMGNHERRLLSNKFEFLNNKVPFDRSWFFGNGGEETYRSYLGQSVEFKQRHVDFLESRPVYLEFKDYKTQNGEHLVVSHSAVGNMWELRNDKYASEEFKRHLLSGRGDEMQVEGIFNVYGHTPVKEVKFYKNSADIDTGCVFNEVGYDKLSALEFPSMKIYTQRNVENFNKKDKDVVF from the coding sequence TTGAGCGAGCAAATTTACATTATCGGCGACGTTCATGGCTGTTTTAACACGCTTTTAGAGCTTATAAAGCAGTTTCCAAACAAAGAAAAATCTCAAATTTGCTTTGTCGGAGACGTGATAGATCGTGGGCTTTTTAGCTGCGACGTGGTCGAGCTTATCATGCAAAATGACTATAAAATGGTAATGGGAAATCACGAGCGAAGGCTACTTAGCAATAAATTTGAATTTCTAAACAACAAAGTGCCATTTGACAGGAGCTGGTTCTTTGGAAACGGCGGAGAAGAGACATATAGATCATATCTTGGGCAAAGCGTGGAGTTTAAGCAAAGGCATGTGGATTTTTTAGAAAGCAGGCCAGTTTATCTGGAATTTAAAGATTATAAAACCCAAAATGGCGAGCATCTAGTCGTCTCTCACTCAGCCGTTGGCAATATGTGGGAGCTAAGAAACGATAAATATGCTAGCGAAGAGTTTAAAAGGCACCTACTCTCAGGCAGAGGCGACGAGATGCAAGTAGAGGGCATATTTAACGTCTATGGGCACACGCCAGTAAAAGAGGTAAAATTTTATAAAAATAGCGCAGATATCGACACAGGCTGCGTTTTTAATGAAGTTGGTTATGACAAACTAAGTGCGTTAGAATTTCCATCGATGAAAATTTATACGCAAAGAAATGTTGAAAATTTTAACAAAAAGGATAAAGATGTGGTTTTCTAA
- a CDS encoding aldehyde dehydrogenase family protein, with translation MKLLEKYGLFINGEWRDAKDGATLDAKNPANGEHLAKIADATEEDVNDAVRAAREAFKKFKHTTISERAKLLNKIADIIDEHKEHLAKVESMDNGKPIRETLNVDIPFAAEHFRYFAGVIMGEEGSANVLDEKQLSIVLREPIGVVGQIVPWNFPFLMAAWKLAPVIAAGDASVFKPSSETSLSVLELFRLIDKILPKGLINIVTGRGSKSGEWIKNHPGLDKLAFTGSTEIGRDIAIAAARRIIPATLELGGKSANIFFSDANLDKALDGLQLGILFNQGQVCCAGSRIFVEESFYDKFIEAAVKKFSTIKVGDPLDPKTQMGSQINKKQAEQILNYVEIGKKEGAKVAVGGKAYTANGCDKGAFVEPTLLVDVTNDMRVAQEEIFGPVGVVIKFKDEAELIKMVNDSEYGLGGGIFTQDITKALRVARSMETGRVWINTYNQIPAGSPFGGYKNSGIGRETHKIILEHYTQMKNIMIDLTGKVSGFYAQ, from the coding sequence ATGAAACTACTTGAAAAATACGGGCTTTTCATAAATGGTGAGTGGCGTGACGCAAAAGACGGCGCTACACTTGATGCCAAAAATCCAGCAAACGGCGAGCACCTTGCAAAGATCGCTGACGCTACCGAAGAAGATGTAAATGACGCAGTTCGTGCTGCACGTGAGGCTTTTAAGAAATTTAAACACACCACAATTAGCGAGCGTGCAAAGCTACTAAACAAGATCGCTGATATCATAGACGAACACAAAGAGCACCTTGCAAAAGTCGAGAGCATGGACAACGGCAAGCCAATCCGTGAGACGCTAAATGTCGATATCCCTTTTGCAGCCGAGCATTTTAGGTACTTTGCTGGCGTTATCATGGGCGAAGAAGGCAGCGCAAACGTGCTTGATGAGAAGCAACTCTCTATCGTTTTGCGCGAGCCAATAGGCGTAGTGGGTCAGATCGTGCCTTGGAATTTTCCATTTTTAATGGCAGCTTGGAAGCTAGCTCCAGTTATCGCAGCGGGCGATGCTAGCGTGTTTAAGCCTTCAAGCGAGACAAGCCTAAGCGTGCTTGAGCTATTTAGACTGATAGATAAAATTTTGCCAAAAGGTTTGATAAACATAGTAACTGGCAGAGGTAGCAAGAGCGGCGAGTGGATCAAAAACCACCCAGGCCTTGACAAGCTAGCATTTACTGGCTCAACCGAGATCGGCCGCGATATCGCCATAGCTGCGGCTCGCCGTATCATCCCAGCCACACTTGAGCTTGGTGGCAAGAGCGCAAATATCTTCTTTAGCGACGCAAATTTAGACAAGGCACTTGACGGCCTTCAGCTTGGAATTTTATTTAACCAAGGTCAAGTTTGCTGCGCGGGATCGAGAATTTTCGTAGAAGAGAGCTTTTATGATAAATTTATAGAGGCTGCGGTTAAGAAATTTAGCACCATAAAAGTTGGCGATCCACTTGATCCTAAGACTCAAATGGGCTCTCAGATCAATAAAAAACAAGCTGAGCAAATTTTAAACTACGTCGAGATCGGTAAAAAAGAAGGTGCAAAAGTGGCAGTCGGCGGCAAAGCCTACACTGCAAATGGTTGCGACAAGGGTGCATTTGTCGAGCCAACGCTGCTAGTTGATGTGACAAATGATATGAGAGTGGCTCAAGAAGAAATTTTTGGACCAGTTGGCGTTGTCATCAAATTTAAAGATGAAGCCGAGCTTATCAAAATGGTAAATGACAGCGAATATGGCCTTGGTGGCGGAATTTTCACGCAAGACATCACAAAAGCACTTCGCGTTGCAAGGTCTATGGAGACTGGCAGGGTCTGGATCAACACTTACAACCAAATCCCAGCAGGCAGCCCATTTGGCGGATATAAAAACTCAGGTATCGGCCGTGAGACGCACAAGATCATCCTTGAGCACTACACTCAGATGAAAAACATCATGATAGACCTCACCGGCAAGGTTAGCGGCTTTTACGCACAATGA
- a CDS encoding sensor histidine kinase, giving the protein MSEKTQILFKILSLYLVSSVLFLGYFFIHEYQNKKEALILNEVKMLKEIKMGIYMKARMNGLYSISSLTKEKGVKACIISKNGAKIYQDFACDKIDKEKNINLINGKVTIFENIQSMDNDITDELSSAEIFLVGKDIKKEILSLVISCIVDAIFFLFILLFIAFYLAKLSLKPLYEKIDTLNHFIKDSTHEINTPLSVISMSIETADLENLNERNLKRFNNISLAAKSLGSIYDALVHLSFNLDKPSKKELIDLNLLTTQRLNYFSPFFAKRGLKIDASLKPSFINADLEDVSKILDNLLSNASKYAAPNSKVSIILAPNFFSISNTGRGISKEDQIKIFDRYTRFNDDQGGFGIGLNLVKECCKKNGIAVKCQSELDGETTFSLSWQS; this is encoded by the coding sequence ATGTCTGAAAAGACGCAAATTTTATTTAAAATTTTATCCCTCTATCTCGTTAGTTCCGTGCTCTTTCTGGGCTATTTTTTTATACACGAATACCAAAATAAAAAAGAAGCACTCATCTTAAACGAGGTCAAAATGCTAAAAGAGATAAAGATGGGCATTTACATGAAAGCTAGAATGAATGGACTTTACTCAATCTCAAGTCTAACAAAAGAAAAAGGGGTGAAGGCCTGCATCATTTCAAAAAATGGAGCGAAAATTTATCAAGACTTTGCCTGCGATAAGATAGATAAAGAAAAAAATATAAATTTGATAAACGGCAAGGTTACGATATTTGAAAACATCCAAAGCATGGATAACGACATAACAGACGAGCTTTCTAGCGCCGAGATATTTTTAGTGGGCAAGGACATCAAAAAAGAGATATTATCCCTTGTAATTTCATGCATTGTGGATGCTATATTTTTCCTTTTTATACTGCTTTTCATCGCCTTTTATCTAGCAAAGCTAAGCCTAAAGCCACTTTATGAAAAGATAGATACGCTAAATCACTTCATAAAAGACTCAACACACGAGATAAATACACCTCTAAGCGTCATTTCTATGAGCATAGAAACGGCCGATCTTGAAAACCTAAATGAGCGAAATTTAAAGCGTTTTAACAACATCAGCCTTGCTGCAAAGAGCCTAGGCAGCATCTATGACGCGCTCGTTCATCTAAGTTTTAACCTTGATAAGCCAAGCAAAAAAGAGCTCATAGATCTAAATTTGCTAACTACGCAAAGGTTAAACTATTTTTCACCATTTTTTGCCAAACGCGGACTTAAGATAGATGCTAGCCTAAAGCCTAGTTTTATAAACGCAGACCTTGAAGATGTGAGTAAAATTTTAGACAACCTCTTAAGCAACGCCTCAAAATATGCAGCGCCAAATTCAAAGGTTAGCATCATTTTAGCGCCAAATTTCTTTAGCATAAGCAACACTGGGCGTGGCATCAGTAAAGAGGACCAGATAAAAATTTTTGATCGTTACACGAGATTTAACGACGATCAAGGCGGCTTTGGCATAGGACTAAATTTAGTAAAAGAGTGCTGCAAGAAAAACGGCATCGCCGTAAAATGCCAAAGTGAGCTTGATGGCGAGACTACATTTTCGCTCTCCTGGCAGAGTTAA
- a CDS encoding response regulator transcription factor: protein MVRILLVEDDETLLDLISEYLGENGYDVTTTNNAKDALDLAYERNFDLLILDVKLPQGDGFSLLSSLRELGVTTPSIFTTSLNTIDDLEKGYKSGCDDYLKKPFELKELLIRMQALIKRNFSHQNGEDIKILDDLCFHPQSKTLSKNGENVNISSKESDLLALFLQNKGKILTKDEIFNKIWKFDEEPSELSLRVYIKNLRQILGKDAILNRRGDGYIYV, encoded by the coding sequence ATGGTCAGAATTTTGCTTGTTGAAGATGATGAAACATTACTTGATCTAATAAGCGAGTATCTGGGCGAAAATGGTTACGATGTCACCACTACAAACAATGCCAAAGACGCACTAGATCTTGCATACGAGCGAAATTTTGACCTACTTATACTAGACGTCAAACTCCCGCAAGGCGACGGCTTCTCCCTACTTTCATCGCTACGTGAGCTTGGCGTCACAACACCTAGCATATTTACCACCTCGCTAAACACCATAGACGACCTTGAAAAAGGCTACAAAAGCGGCTGCGATGACTATCTAAAAAAGCCATTTGAGCTAAAAGAGCTACTTATCCGCATGCAAGCTCTCATAAAAAGAAATTTCTCACACCAAAACGGCGAAGATATCAAAATTTTAGATGATCTTTGCTTTCACCCACAGAGCAAAACTCTAAGTAAAAACGGCGAAAATGTAAATATCTCGAGCAAAGAGAGCGACCTGCTCGCCCTATTTTTGCAAAACAAGGGCAAAATTTTAACCAAAGATGAAATTTTTAATAAAATTTGGAAATTTGACGAGGAGCCAAGCGAGCTTAGCCTTCGTGTCTATATCAAAAATTTACGTCAAATTTTAGGCAAAGATGCTATTTTAAATAGGCGTGGAGATGGCTACATCTATGTCTGA
- a CDS encoding AEC family transporter — MNFTPLFAIFFIIATGFFAKKVGIVEQKHSIPFVDFVLCFAMPALIFDKIYHVNVDASLINTILIGFASTAISAALAFVIGRVFKFTKITTVSMVMLSLFGNTLFVGMPVIQGFFGDAMVNEVIFYDQIATGIPLSILGPLILSFAAPEKVSLFQNTMKILKFPPFIALIMGLVLKEVPLPDFIFAPLRMFEGSVTPVALFAIGVGLNFNSITSSYKGVSVVLLCKMILPAIVFFIILKVSGIQMSKTWVVGLFQCAMPTSALASAMVIKAGLDSSLAISSVAIGVLFSFITLPVIYFVFA, encoded by the coding sequence ATGAATTTCACACCACTTTTTGCAATATTTTTTATAATCGCAACTGGTTTTTTTGCTAAAAAAGTCGGCATTGTTGAGCAAAAGCACTCGATCCCTTTTGTGGATTTTGTCCTTTGTTTTGCAATGCCTGCGCTAATCTTTGACAAAATTTACCACGTAAATGTCGATGCCTCACTTATAAACACGATCCTTATTGGCTTTGCTTCAACCGCCATTAGCGCCGCTTTGGCATTTGTCATAGGCAGGGTTTTTAAATTTACCAAAATAACAACTGTCAGTATGGTCATGCTAAGCCTTTTTGGTAACACACTATTTGTCGGTATGCCTGTCATTCAGGGCTTCTTTGGCGATGCGATGGTAAATGAGGTCATCTTTTATGATCAAATAGCCACTGGTATCCCACTTTCGATCCTTGGACCACTCATCCTATCTTTTGCCGCACCTGAGAAGGTCTCGCTCTTTCAAAATACGATGAAAATTTTAAAATTTCCACCATTTATCGCGCTCATTATGGGTCTTGTCTTAAAAGAAGTCCCGCTTCCAGATTTTATCTTTGCGCCACTTAGGATGTTTGAAGGTAGCGTCACCCCAGTGGCACTTTTTGCGATCGGTGTTGGCCTTAACTTTAATAGCATCACAAGCTCATATAAAGGCGTTAGCGTCGTGCTTTTGTGTAAGATGATATTGCCAGCTATCGTATTTTTCATCATATTAAAAGTCTCAGGCATCCAGATGAGCAAAACTTGGGTCGTTGGTCTCTTTCAATGTGCGATGCCGACATCAGCCCTTGCAAGCGCGATGGTCATAAAAGCTGGACTTGATAGCTCACTAGCCATCTCATCAGTTGCTATTGGCGTGCTTTTTTCATTTATCACGCTTCCAGTTATCTATTTTGTATTTGCGTAA
- a CDS encoding response regulator: MNVAPQKYDFINLNDLQNLSKRFLNHGDQNSSKVNLSQFNELYEASKTDTIYITEADIKEYNKYLATQKAEEILKDYSQNLINSNNKIYSDEFSNGFNKNAYFKNINATDDAAMLPVLKSGYLENTKFKNLNDYAHSNTLKTNYGEVEVFLDIYGDNDGLGVGKLENNSALFSFDSNNDGTLDQKDILFDKLKVRGYDKDGNEKIANLSDVTTRVDLRQFISTNVINHNQIAREELNHKAIITNSPDLYVDTKEIDHRHSYYASDPNTLFAAENRYEKIGKNDINNFFKKYAQNDGWVDLRHNNIFGKDSSFKNFAYTKIGFDDTARLSEFNPIIEPSKEHKKDENFSYTKFQKDSFMKFYNDYNAELDAHNKTIENLSANLKKFDENADAYISKLKDTKSTKMIAMENEFKQVTGLDFSISNLKKVKKAFTTNEATAATALRDSDSVIAMKLNQDGTIRLKFDSGRELDVNELYNDTGKLNTPSELKTSVNLEAKKMDNAQLNGLNFNDIGVMQNGKITSLKDAGAIAIINLSNKFESKFLISLNSGKSISAREIYNISYLENDLKNKEKIDERDKFYKKVDTRV; encoded by the coding sequence ATGAATGTTGCACCGCAAAAGTATGATTTTATAAATTTAAATGATTTGCAAAATCTCTCCAAAAGATTTTTAAATCATGGCGATCAAAATAGCTCAAAAGTAAATTTAAGCCAGTTTAACGAGCTTTATGAAGCAAGTAAAACAGATACCATCTACATAACTGAGGCTGATATCAAAGAATACAACAAATATCTAGCAACACAAAAAGCAGAAGAAATTTTAAAAGATTACTCGCAAAATTTAATAAATAGCAACAATAAAATTTACTCAGACGAATTTTCTAATGGCTTTAACAAAAACGCCTACTTTAAAAACATAAATGCCACAGATGACGCTGCCATGCTACCTGTCTTAAAAAGTGGCTACTTAGAAAATACAAAATTTAAAAACTTAAACGACTACGCCCACTCAAACACTCTAAAGACAAATTATGGCGAAGTGGAAGTCTTTTTAGACATTTATGGCGATAACGATGGGCTAGGCGTTGGAAAGCTAGAAAACAACAGCGCACTTTTTAGCTTTGATAGCAATAATGACGGCACGCTAGATCAAAAAGATATACTCTTTGACAAGCTAAAAGTAAGAGGATACGACAAAGACGGAAATGAAAAAATAGCAAATTTAAGTGACGTCACGACTAGAGTTGATCTTAGGCAGTTTATCAGCACAAATGTCATAAATCACAATCAAATAGCAAGAGAAGAGCTAAACCATAAAGCAATAATCACAAATAGTCCCGATCTTTACGTAGATACAAAAGAGATCGATCACAGACACTCATACTACGCCTCAGATCCAAATACCTTGTTTGCTGCCGAAAATAGATATGAAAAGATAGGAAAAAATGATATAAATAATTTCTTTAAGAAATATGCTCAAAATGACGGCTGGGTCGATCTAAGACACAATAATATCTTTGGCAAGGATAGCTCTTTTAAAAATTTCGCTTACACAAAAATAGGCTTTGATGATACTGCAAGACTAAGCGAGTTTAACCCGATCATCGAGCCAAGCAAAGAGCACAAAAAAGATGAAAATTTCTCATACACAAAATTTCAAAAAGATAGTTTTATGAAATTTTATAATGACTACAACGCTGAGCTTGATGCACACAATAAGACGATAGAAAATCTTAGCGCTAATTTAAAGAAATTTGACGAAAATGCGGACGCTTACATATCAAAGCTCAAAGATACAAAATCCACCAAAATGATCGCAATGGAAAATGAATTTAAGCAAGTAACTGGGCTTGATTTTAGCATCTCAAATTTAAAAAAGGTAAAAAAGGCTTTTACTACAAATGAAGCCACAGCTGCCACTGCACTGCGAGATAGCGATAGCGTCATAGCTATGAAGCTAAATCAAGATGGCACGATAAGATTAAAATTTGATAGTGGCAGAGAGCTAGACGTAAATGAGCTTTACAATGACACTGGCAAACTAAATACGCCAAGCGAGCTAAAAACTAGCGTAAATTTAGAGGCAAAAAAGATGGACAATGCGCAGCTAAATGGGCTAAATTTCAATGATATCGGCGTCATGCAAAATGGCAAGATCACAAGCCTAAAAGATGCTGGAGCGATCGCTATCATCAACCTATCAAATAAATTTGAGAGTAAATTTTTAATCAGCCTAAATAGCGGCAAAAGCATATCTGCAAGAGAAATTTATAATATCAGCTATCTTGAAAACGATCTAAAAAATAAAGAAAAGATAGATGAGAGGGATAAATTTTACAAAAAGGTTGATACTAGGGTTTAA
- a CDS encoding HU family DNA-binding protein: protein MKKAEFIQAVADKAGLSKKDTLKVVDATLETIQAVLEKGDTISFIGFGTFGTADRAARKARVPGTKKVIDVPASKAVKFKVGKKLKEAVAAGAAKKGKKK, encoded by the coding sequence ATGAAAAAAGCTGAATTTATTCAAGCGGTTGCCGACAAGGCTGGTCTTTCAAAAAAAGATACTCTAAAAGTTGTTGATGCTACTTTGGAGACAATCCAAGCGGTTCTTGAAAAAGGCGATACAATTAGCTTTATAGGCTTTGGTACTTTCGGTACTGCTGACAGAGCTGCAAGGAAAGCTAGAGTTCCTGGAACTAAGAAAGTAATCGACGTTCCTGCTAGCAAAGCAGTCAAATTCAAAGTTGGCAAAAAACTTAAAGAAGCAGTTGCTGCTGGTGCTGCTAAAAAAGGTAAAAAGAAATAA
- a CDS encoding YaaA family protein: MALKILFSPSESKISLNTSDKFDGKNLIFHELFNKRAEILNKYDEFLKSANLDEIKKLFGLKELEESKQLRESLFQKGSIKAILRYDGVAYKHLNYRGLSDDAQKYIDNNVLIFSNLFGPILAKDEIAEYKLKQGEKLAGFDISKFYEQNFSKAVDSFLENDEILDLRAKFYEKFYVIKKEFTTFCFLKNKKILSHHAKAYRGEVLRQIANAKVTNKDELMALNFENLKLVDMKKIGLKNELTFEICE, from the coding sequence ATGGCGTTAAAAATCCTCTTCTCACCAAGCGAAAGCAAAATTTCTCTAAACACAAGTGATAAATTTGATGGCAAAAATTTGATATTTCACGAGCTTTTTAACAAAAGGGCTGAAATTTTAAATAAATATGATGAGTTTTTAAAAAGTGCAAATTTAGACGAGATAAAAAAACTTTTTGGACTAAAAGAGCTTGAAGAGAGCAAGCAGCTGCGAGAAAGCCTTTTTCAAAAAGGCAGCATAAAAGCTATCTTAAGATATGACGGCGTTGCCTACAAGCACTTAAACTACCGTGGGCTAAGCGATGATGCTCAAAAATATATAGATAATAATGTTTTAATATTTTCAAATTTATTTGGGCCAATTTTAGCAAAAGATGAAATAGCTGAGTACAAACTAAAGCAAGGCGAAAAGCTAGCTGGCTTTGATATTTCAAAATTTTATGAGCAAAATTTTAGCAAGGCGGTCGATAGCTTTTTAGAAAATGATGAAATTTTAGATCTTAGGGCTAAATTTTATGAGAAATTTTATGTGATAAAAAAAGAATTTACGACATTTTGTTTCTTGAAAAACAAAAAGATACTAAGCCACCATGCAAAAGCTTATAGAGGTGAGGTTTTGCGCCAGATCGCAAATGCTAAAGTGACAAACAAAGATGAGCTAATGGCTTTAAATTTTGAAAATTTAAAGCTTGTAGATATGAAAAAGATAGGGCTAAAAAACGAGCTTACGTTTGAAATTTGTGAGTGA